The Branchiostoma lanceolatum isolate klBraLanc5 chromosome 1, klBraLanc5.hap2, whole genome shotgun sequence genomic sequence aagatgtcatccacattTCTCTGGATGTACGTCCACGGAACTTTGCCGATGTTTCCATTGAGTCCGTCAGCTACGCTCTGCGGGAACCGTGGAAAGGCGTACCGCTCACCCCTCTTGAGAGACATGGCAGCACAATTTGAGACCTCTGGTTCGGCTCCGTAAACGCGGATCTCGGGACAGATGGACTATGAGACAAATTATAAAACATCAGGCGTTAATAATGGGGGAACTAAATTTCATGGTTATCTAGTGTTCTACGTGAAAACGTAGGTGTATACTTGTCatcagtttgtatgtttgtcttggtgtgcgtTTACAGTCATGGGAATATTGCACACTAGCAGGATGTGACAAGATATCACCCTCCTTCAGCAGGGTTGCATCCCCTCCCGACATCAGCCTTGCTCTTTTGTACCGAGGTTCTGAGTACCGGTGACGTCAGCAgtaaacagctttcagccaatcagaggactGCCACAAGCTCGTCTTTTGTAAATCTGCAAAGGTCGTTGGGAAGCTATCAGCTAATAAGCTTACGTCTTCCATCACTACTTTGCTTAAGAAagaaataacggctgtttgtgccaaatgaGGCTAGCTCTTtgattatttatgagcaactgtcagtgacgtcatcaataCCTAGAACCTCGGTCCGAAAGAGCAGGGCTGGTGCCGGGAGGGACTGCCGAGCGAGGATGCAGCCCTGCTGAAGGAGGGTGAGAGATATTTGCAGTTGAGAGCCATGGTGTTGCCGTAGACAAGCAGGACGAGATTGCACATAGTTTGCAGCATGTTCCAGGTTACTCGTGATTAGAACCAACCAATGAGCATCCAGACTGCATAATTATAAATATTTGTGAAGGAGGGATGAAAATACCTCCAAAATCAGGGTTTGTCCCTACCATAGTTCCACTCCAGCTAATGCCCAAACCCTCCTTAGTGTTCGATTCCCGGTCCAAAATTGCTGAACTGACCCTAGTTCCGGGTCAAAAATTGctcaaccctccctagttcTTCTTCCAAAATTGCCCAAACCCTCCCTGGTTCCTGGCCCAGATGCTTGAACACCTACCCCCCCAccctttcatttatttttttgaaCAGCCCATTACTCAAAACAAAGTCTTAATAATACTTCTGTTAAACATATGATGCTCTTTGGGTCTGAAATATAGAGAGATACCTTGATTGCCACGGACACACCGGTCAACATTCCCCCTGTGCCAACTGGCATCACGACCGCATCCATGGCAGGTACCTACAAAGTGGGAAGAACGTAATTATGAAAATCTCATTCCTTCGTGACATATTTGGAGTGCTTGGTATTGGTCTATATCTCATTTGTTAGTCCATATGGTAAAACCAACCATATCAAACTATTTCACAGTTCAAATAGACTTGCCAATTTagctttattcttttttttaaaattgcaacaagacaatacatagtggagcgccaggcagccaagctgatgttgcggaccacttaacATTTATCTTGCCTACATTGATATAGCAGGAGGTTTAAGGCACACATTTAATAACCTTAGCTTTCACACGACTTCCTGTACATTGAACGCGCAACACTGCTACTGCATATTACGTCTCCCACAGTACCTTAGAACGCAACATGACACatagtttaaccttctccctgttgcctgaccctgtaaccaatagagaatggggtgcgaaacagctacttcagtgtgctaaaggtttagGATAGTAAGACTAACAGTCATATCAAATAGCATCAAAGTTCAAGAACAGCAACTACGCCAAACCCTTCTCGAAACAAACATTCACAGAAATCAATATATACATAGTAACTATACTTCATGCAGGCAATACGTCAACGGTTAATGACTACAGAAGGGTTGGCAAAACGAATCTACTCTTTACAATGTAATTGCTTAATGTATGTTCCCCTACTCCACACAGCTAAGCAATATGGACACATTTATATTTCTAACGAGTTTAGACAACACAGTGATCATAAACCACATCTACTTTTGCATTTCTACCACAACGAAAAATCGAGGGGAATTGGAATCCATGTACCTTATAATTCTGGTTGTAATTTGACAATGCTTATATAGATGTATCCGTTTactgttcttttgttgtgacctgtacttaagcCAGTGGGTATACGTGTACAATAACGGTCCTCATTAAGATTTTGTTACCATACCAACACTCAAAGCTTCTACCTGTCGAAGAAGTTCCAGTCCCATAGTCCCGTGCCCGGATATGACGTCAGGACGTTCGGCCCCGGATATGAAGACCGCTCCAGTCGCGTCCCGCACCTGATTCACAGTTCGCGCGATGTGCTGGAGAAAGGGGCGTGTTTGAAAGACAATCAATACCTTCATAAGTTGTAAAAATGACGAGAATTATAATGGCTGTGTGCATGGATGCAATTGATGCACGTTTCGTACACTTGCTTTAAAGGTTGTATCATACAAGGAGACAACTATTTAGTGCTACTAAAGAAAAggcataaggccatgttgatttcattatatggatgacctCCTCCGGGGACCAAACAAAACTGATACGAGGGTGTGAATTTGAAAAACCTgcgtctttccaacacctacccacaaaccaaatatcatcgtaatccatgtagaggttcttgagttatgttgccTACAATAATCcgcaaacacaaacagacacagacacacacagacacagacacacacacacacacacacacactcacacacacacagacacacacacacacaaacacaaacagacacagacacacacagacacagacacacacacacacacacacactcacacacacacagacacacacacacacaaacacacaaacacacacacacacagacacagacacacacacacacacacacacacacacacacacacacacacacacaatcacagaCAAACCCAACactttatctccatttttcatgttgataatAAAACCAGATAAATTTACCTGTGCAGCAGGCTCGCACAGTGTCAGACTTGCGCCGTGCGACAGCGCCATTTGTTTCTTGCACTCCGGGGAGTTGTCCGGCATGACCATGTGCGCGGTGACGCCGTGGAGCTGAGCTGCCATGGCCAGTCCGCATGCGAAGTTACCGGTGCTGCCGGCGACCAGTTCGAGTCGGTGTGCAGTTGATCCATTCGAACTGACCAGTCTGGACACAGCGTTATAGGCTCCACGGAACTATGGGGAGATTACATTTCCCCTGgttaaataaacaaacacacaaacaaacaaacaaacaaacaaacaaacaaacaaacaaacaataactgTAACAATAACGATTTAGTGTCCTTGAAATGTTCAACCTGTTTTCCCAGTTAAGAATTGCTAGCATTGTTTTCGTTTTGCCAGTTCAGTTTAGAAGaagacgctgaagaagagtgacggATTTCAcccgaaacgtccggaaataagtctcaaaactttatccagttgtagtgtttgaattgtctttaaacaataataattgTCTTAAAACCAAAATTATAGTATTTAATAGAAGAGGTCTTTAATTCAATAACCTTAGTTTTTCACTATGTAATAAAATAGAGATAGTTCCATCATATTgaatagaagtttattgcaagttcatgcccgtgggctaattgcaaatacatggtaaaaacatagggaaaaacatacatgcgtcagtaaactgtgtcagactttgttgtaacaataggctactggtacttaatacaattgttggctatatataACCACAAAATACCCCTACTTTTACAaactcacggatgaacaaaaagctacctttctcttgacatcacagaacccacaaatactacaAAAgttgggacttttcgtcttccactgcctccaaaaaagaagtcaaactcagctagtttagatatagccaacaattgtatttagtaccagtagcctattgttacaacaaagtgaaacacagtttactgacgcatgtatgtttttccctatgtttttaccatgtatattTGTTACCTTGGAGTTATGTTTACAGCAGGATGTAGGATTTAGCGCTGCCACGAAAAAGTTACAAAACAGGGCCTTAAGAGCAATGTATACCATCAGAAGTACTCTTGGAGAGACTAGATCTTCTGTAGCTATACATTGTGaactgtttgacacatgtattgtaccgataTTATTATATGGATCTGAGGTCTGGTGCAAAAGTAATATGAATGACAAATCTccgatagaaactgtacatttgaaattctgtaaatatgttCTTGGACTTTGTTGGAATTCGGAGTGTAGAGCGAAACTGGGATGTTTTCCGTTGCTAATGGAGGCGAaaagcagaatgtacagttactatgtTAGATTATTTAAcgaggtacatacatgtacatgtaatcttcaATACGAAGCCTACATGGCACAACAAGAACTAGAACGCCGAAAAACACAATGCtggttatctaatgtaagaaaatGTTAGAGGAGTCCGGTTTTGCCTACCTGTACATGAACGGTCACTCAAACACACCTTCTCATttaaatgaactaaaacaaagattgaaggATATTTTCATCCAAAATTCAACTCAGAATTACATGaaaggacgaagagaaaaccaaggcaacaaattaaggacATATAAAACATTCCTATATACATAGAATATGGCAGGCATAACCATACCCTTTAGAACGAaagaacatgcgaattctgcgaccatttatatgttgaaaatgaaacccattttttactcgattgttccttatatcTTGATGAGCAccaatcgctgtttaagacaatagaattagacaagaaatgtacataaatgtcaaagcaggacatttttatatacctgatgtcatgtaagaacaaaaatataatagacaaagtatgtagtcatgctccaaaatgtttcaaaaagagagaagtaACTACTAGGTAATCAatattagtttagcaatagtgtTTGATTTTTAGTTCACAAGATTGGAATGTAGAATTGTATCAAGTCTTGCTGTGTattttgcttcttatagaccatgtgtggtcatttgtgcatttagccTATCTGGGCAGGAACATGAGACAAAAACTATTATTATATTAGTCATGGGTTTGTTACGCAGGAACAAACTTTAGCCGATAATGCAGTGGGAAAAATATTATAAAATGTCTATTCGTGGGTGAATTATACTCAAACTCTCAAAGTAATGTACTGGTTATGAAATGGTTGGAGCATGCAAATACCTTAAAAGAACCCGATTTCTGGAAATTCTCGCACTTAAAGTAGAGCCTTCTTCCCGACAGCTGATCCAGAGTCTCGTCGGTTTTTACCGGAGTCATAATGACATGTCCAGATAACGTATCGGCAGCTTTCTGGACAGTTTTGAGGGTAACTACGTCGTTTGCTTCCATTTTTCTCACAGAAGCCCAGATGCTGCTTGGAGAGTCCCAGAAGCTAATTGAGCCCTGGCATGTCTCGTGTTCCACATTGTCGACAATGTGGTTTGACCACCCTGGTCACTCGCGGCGCACTCAACTGGCTGCGGAGTACTGGGTTGTTTATtagctccatgaaaaatggagatattgtttttggtgtgtgtgtgtgtgtgtgtgtgtctgtgtgtgtgcgtgtgtgtctgtgtctgtgtgtgtgtgtctgtgtgtgtgtgtctgtgtgtgtgtgtgtctgtgtgtgtgtctgtgtgtgtgtgtgtctgtgtgtgtgtgtgtgtgtgtatgtgtgtgtgtgtgtgtgtgcgtgtgtgtgtgtgtgtgtgtgtgtgtgtgtgtgtgtgtgtgtgtgtgtgtgtgtgtgtctgtctgcctctgtgtgtttgtgtttccggacgaTTGTAgtcaggataactcaagaaactctggatggattacgatgatatttggtatgtgggcaggtgttgggaatcGGGATGCCGAAATTTAAGGTTGATGATGGGCCCCCTGGTACTAATGACCCTGCTACGGCAACAGATATTCAGTTTTTGTATcgtttgacctggacgtgctatggtctttggtttttgatttttttggtggcagatagcttgttgtttattgtttattcgcgcGTAAAAAGTACATTAATCATAGATGAACAGTAAATggacataaataaataaataaaaaagaaaataaacatgcaGGGGAAACCATAAACCTTCGAGGTGTGACTTCATGATATCAATTTAACTTAATCAAATAAGGTTAGACGAAAAATGGGTCATcattatagatagataaataagagGCATTTATGGATCTTTCAGTCATAAAGTGGGTCCTGGCCCTGGCGATTCTGCATTAACTAACGCGGTATGGCACAGAGCTGGAACAGAGTCCGTCTTAGCATGAGACGAAAAAAGCCGTCGGTGTTTGGAGGAGCAGCGCCCTCTTGCGTCTTGACGGTGAAGGACTGCAACAGGGTCAAGAAGACCAGAAAGTTTACATCCTGACCAGCTGCTCACTACGACACATGCGTTAGCCTAGAAATAAACAACCAAACACCATACCTGTCGTGAAACACgcgtgtggcgtcgtgtggcgcaagtggtagagcgcgcggctctCAAACAATGGGCTAATCCCGGGttatgcccagagacatgtccgaacttgcgtcccgacgttgtgcccttgggaaaggcacttaacgcgactttcctcacttccctCAGGTGTATatgagtacctaactcatctagggttagggacgtccctcggataggacgtgaaatggaggtcccgtgtttggggagagccacaccccgcgcacgtaaaagaacccaccacatctttcgaaaaagagtaggggcatgccccggagtgcgatggtccaaacccttacagtctggtcggggttgacatcttgaaaaggtgatagtcacctgttatgtcgaaccttccacaaatgtggtaaatctaaataaatgaataaataaaccagCCAGTATGTCCAACATGACATACATTGATCAACATTGGGTATCGGCCTTTTTATCACGCTCTAACTCAACACTATAGCTAGTTACTTGTATGAAACAGAAATTTAGTTCAGATTTAGCCAATAAATTGATGATCAAGTGTACTAAATTTTGCGATTGTAAACTTGAGCCTTTTTTTAACGATTTATTTTAAACCGAAGTAGGCGCGTAGTGCACCTGGAGTCAGATTTCGCGTGGGACCAGGACAAGGCGCGGCGGTTTGTATTACTAGTCCTGCTTAACAGTCAGTCTATCTCTTGTAGTTATCCTGCGTGCTGTACTCTGCGGTTCGGGTGCGGCAGCTTCAGGCCTGCCCCATCACGAGGTGTTGGACGAGAACGGGGATTTCGTGTTGTCCTGGACGTTTGATGACGAGCAGATCGAGGTCGGGGTGAAAACCCGCGGGTGGCTCGGCCTGGGTCTGTCCCCGAACGGGGGGATGCCGGGATCGGACATCGCCTTCGGCTGCGTGAAGGACGGACAGGCCTACCACTGTACGGTAAGTAGCCTTACCGTAAGatgtatgatttgaaaaaaagtcaagCCTTCGCATAACCTTAATCTAACCAAGTAGCGACACAAAACGATGAATCACCTTGGGTACAATTTCATTCGATGTAAGTTTTTCTGTAAGATTCTAAAATGTGCTTTGTTGTTCTATGTCCAATTTCTTGCCATGTTTATTTAGATATCATGCAGGAAGTCAACATAAGGGAACCTTGTTTAAGTGAGTCTGCCTTCATCTCTTTTTCTCATGTTAGAAAATTATTCTACAACGAGTTCAAATCTCGGGGGAGACCCGACGCCTTTAACACGAAAACAAGACAAACATTAGTCTAAGATCTTGCCTGTGACAGCAAAATGACTTTCCGTGCATTATGAAGTATGAATCCTTCAACTCCACAAATCGCTATCAATAGACAGACAAAAAGACACGCTATCAATAGATAGGTAAAAAGCGCTGTATCTATTAGCGATTCAACTCAGAACTGCAGCTTGTCTTAAGCGCCGAGACACATCCAATATCTCAGGGGAGACGGAGTGTTTTTTAAGCACCACCCTTGTCATCACTGACATGTCAGATCAAAATTTTATGTTCCTTGCCAGCGGTTGACCCCCTCGTCCATGGGTACGGTCGGCGTTTTTGGCTCGGGTCGGAAACACGGCCGGCCATTTTGTATCGAGATTCAAGTATCATCATTCAGGGGTAAGGTAAATAAAAAGAAGGCCCTAAGAGCAATGTTTAACATAGGAAGACTTAGTACTCTTGGAGAAACTAGATCTTCTGTAGCACTGCACTGTAaactgtttgacacatgtattgttCCGATGTTATTGTATGGGTCTGAAGTATGGTGCAATAGTAAGATGAACGACAAGTCTCCaatagaaactgtacatttgacattttgtaaatatgtcCTATGTGATGAAACCCTCTTTTTACTCGATTGTTCTTTATATGAAGATGAGTACCAATCGCTGTTTTAGACAATAGGATTAGACAAGAAAGGACACTTTAtgtacctgatgtcatgtaataacaaacatgtttccaaatgtttcaaaaagagagaagaaactactaggtgatcaacattagtttagcaatagtccacagttcGTCTTTTAGGttttaatgttagaatgtagcagcttatcatttcatgttttgcattatgcttcttatagacaatgtgtggtcatttgtgcatttagcccatctgggcaggaatatacaataaagactattattattattaaaaacaGGCACAAAACACTGACCTGAGGAAGGGCCCGAgtctcacatctgcttggagatctcaTGACGTTACCCATGTTACGTCAGCTActttgttattatctccatgaaaaatggagatattgtttgggtgtgtctgtgtgtttgtttgtttgtgtttccggatttttgtagtcagaatAACTAAAataacgtctggatggatttaaatgatatttggtttgttggttacttgggaagacgaaggtcaaggttgattttgggcccactagtatgtgaccttggtgctCACTGTTAGGATCCGTCACGGCTCTTTCTCGGTGCTTTACGCCTGTTTTAGTACCCATTtctcactctccaagcagaggttaggccccGACTTGTTTTGGCCGTCTTTTTTCCATGTTCAGTCATACCTCATATAACACTATAGAACCATGTTCCCGCATAGTTTTTCATAGCTTCAAATTTTATTTTCCTAATCCAGTTGACCGTGAAAAGTCTGATGCTCGGTTGTAATGATAATGGTATATCTTTTCACGCCAACATCTTCATGTTTAGTGCCAATTGCAAGTAGTATCGTTGTCATGAATTTTAATGCTTTTAAAACGCAAATATTTTAATGTGTAATGAACTTCATGATTTACAGAGATGAATAGATAAACCCTTCATTCAGTATGGTCATGCCTCTTTCTCCCTAACCGTGTGCGAGATGGTCGAACAGGTGACCAGGTGGTTTTGAGGTTAGAGTTGCTGACGTAGAATCTAAACGttttgagtttgaatccctagcagggcccaatgttgtgcccttggaaaagacGCTGagggtctcattcctgtattactccgagtgggcccgtgccccaaaaaatgaacggctgcatgtacgtgtgtctatatcagTGTAAAAATTCCTTTTGGCCagcccagctgatatcaagtgtcaaactgatgaaagcttaattgtaactgaagaaataagcaggtaaagttcggcagccgcgcgcgagg encodes the following:
- the LOC136428341 gene encoding serine racemase-like, coding for MTPVKTDETLDQLSGRRLYFKCENFQKSGSFKFRGAYNAVSRLVSSNGSTAHRLELVAGSTGNFACGLAMAAQLHGVTAHMVMPDNSPECKKQMALSHGASLTLCEPAAQHIARTVNQVRDATGAVFISGAERPDVISGHGTMGLELLRQVPAMDAVVMPVGTGGMLTGVSVAIKSICPEIRVYGAEPEVSNCAAMSLKRGERYAFPRFPQSVADGLNGNIGKVPWTYIQRNVDDIFTVSEDEIKNAMRLMWERMQLVIEPSGAVGVAAVLSDSFKERAGGCKNVAVILSGGNVDIDILSKIL